One segment of Sander vitreus isolate 19-12246 chromosome 20, sanVit1, whole genome shotgun sequence DNA contains the following:
- the LOC144534724 gene encoding zinc finger protein DPF3-like isoform X2, with protein sequence MAAVIQNPLKALGDQFYKDAIEQCRSYNARLCAERSVRLPFLDSQTGVAQNNCYIWMERHHRSPGVEAGQMYTYPARCWRKKRRLHNTTDPRLGIYGLKLDSVKDTLPTQSTTLEALLRGEGLDKRNNSKNDEESLLEIQRVLEADAAEDAFNDDDDYEVDTPKRRHRGKGRGRGSGRRKADMDDDKPYVCDICAKRYRNRTGLSYHYTHSHLAEEGRAGERSSVASKSPSAQQTDRHKRPKGPGGTNISNNYCNKCQGSIKKTGKSGSPYSTCQCKTDRGEEKEDGTFTGAEELFGTTSESDTSTFHGFEDDDLEELATNGNGISNRHR encoded by the exons ATGGCGGCTGTCATTCAGAATCCACTAAAAGC gtTGGGTGACCAGTTCTATAAGGACGCCATAGAGCAGTGCCGCAGCTACAATGCTCGCCTGTGTGCTGAACGCAGCGTCCGCCTACCATTCCTGGACTCACAAACCGGTGTGGCCCAGAACAACTGTTACATCTGGATGGAACGACACCACCGCAGCCCCG GGGTCGAAGCCGGGCAGATGTACACATACCCCGCCCGCTGCTGGAGAAAGAAGAGACGGCTGCACAACACCACGGATCCCCGTCTGGGCATCTATGGTCTCAAGCTCG ACAGTGTGAAGGACACCTTGCCCACCCAGAGCACCACTCTGGAGGCTCTGCTACGAGGAGAGGGTCTAGACAAGAGGAACAACTCTAAGAACGATGAGGAGAGCCTGCTGGAGATCCAG aGAGTTCTGGAGGCAGACGCAGCAGAAGATGCTTTCAATGATGATGACGACTATGAGGTGGACACTCCCAAGAGGAGACATCGGGGCAAAGGAAGA GGTCGGGGTTCAGGCCGCAGGAAGGCAGATATGGATGACGACAAGCCATATGTCTGTGACA TCTGTGCGAAGCGCTACAGGAACCGTACGGGACTAAGCTACCACTACACCCATTCCCACCTGGCAGAGGAGGGCAGAGccggagagagaagctcagtggcGTCTAAATCCCCCTCTGCgcaacagactgacagacacaaaC GTCCAAAGGGTCCAGGTGGGACCAATATTTCCAACAACTACTGTAATAAATGCCAGGGCTCGATCAAGAAAACGGGTAAATCTGGATCTCCCTACTCAACCTGCCAAtgcaaaa CTGACCGTGGAGAAGAGAAGGAAGATGGGACTTTTACTGGAGCAGAGGAGCTGTTCGGCACCACCTCGGAGAGCGACACCTCCACCTTTCATGGCTTTGAAGACGACGATCTGGAAGAGCTCGCCACAAACGGCAATGGAATATCCAACCGACACAGATAA
- the LOC144534724 gene encoding zinc finger protein DPF3-like isoform X1 — MAAVIQNPLKALGDQFYKDAIEQCRSYNARLCAERSVRLPFLDSQTGVAQNNCYIWMERHHRSPGVEAGQMYTYPARCWRKKRRLHNTTDPRLGIYGLKLDSVKDTLPTQSTTLEALLRGEGLDKRNNSKNDEESLLEIQRVLEADAAEDAFNDDDDYEVDTPKRRHRGKGRGRGSGRRKADMDDDKPYVCDNRYKQKQNSKSSASVCAKRYRNRTGLSYHYTHSHLAEEGRAGERSSVASKSPSAQQTDRHKRPKGPGGTNISNNYCNKCQGSIKKTGKSGSPYSTCQCKTDRGEEKEDGTFTGAEELFGTTSESDTSTFHGFEDDDLEELATNGNGISNRHR, encoded by the exons ATGGCGGCTGTCATTCAGAATCCACTAAAAGC gtTGGGTGACCAGTTCTATAAGGACGCCATAGAGCAGTGCCGCAGCTACAATGCTCGCCTGTGTGCTGAACGCAGCGTCCGCCTACCATTCCTGGACTCACAAACCGGTGTGGCCCAGAACAACTGTTACATCTGGATGGAACGACACCACCGCAGCCCCG GGGTCGAAGCCGGGCAGATGTACACATACCCCGCCCGCTGCTGGAGAAAGAAGAGACGGCTGCACAACACCACGGATCCCCGTCTGGGCATCTATGGTCTCAAGCTCG ACAGTGTGAAGGACACCTTGCCCACCCAGAGCACCACTCTGGAGGCTCTGCTACGAGGAGAGGGTCTAGACAAGAGGAACAACTCTAAGAACGATGAGGAGAGCCTGCTGGAGATCCAG aGAGTTCTGGAGGCAGACGCAGCAGAAGATGCTTTCAATGATGATGACGACTATGAGGTGGACACTCCCAAGAGGAGACATCGGGGCAAAGGAAGA GGTCGGGGTTCAGGCCGCAGGAAGGCAGATATGGATGACGACAAGCCATATGTCTGTGACA aCAGATACAAACAAAAGCAGAACTCAAAATCTTCGGCCTCAG TCTGTGCGAAGCGCTACAGGAACCGTACGGGACTAAGCTACCACTACACCCATTCCCACCTGGCAGAGGAGGGCAGAGccggagagagaagctcagtggcGTCTAAATCCCCCTCTGCgcaacagactgacagacacaaaC GTCCAAAGGGTCCAGGTGGGACCAATATTTCCAACAACTACTGTAATAAATGCCAGGGCTCGATCAAGAAAACGGGTAAATCTGGATCTCCCTACTCAACCTGCCAAtgcaaaa CTGACCGTGGAGAAGAGAAGGAAGATGGGACTTTTACTGGAGCAGAGGAGCTGTTCGGCACCACCTCGGAGAGCGACACCTCCACCTTTCATGGCTTTGAAGACGACGATCTGGAAGAGCTCGCCACAAACGGCAATGGAATATCCAACCGACACAGATAA
- the LOC144534724 gene encoding zinc finger protein DPF3-like isoform X3, producing the protein MAAVIQNPLKALGDQFYKDAIEQCRSYNARLCAERSVRLPFLDSQTGVAQNNCYIWMERHHRSPGVEAGQMYTYPARCWRKKRRLHNTTDPRLGIYGLKLDSVKDTLPTQSTTLEALLRGEGLDKRNNSKNDEESLLEIQRVLEADAAEDAFNDDDDYEVDTPKRRHRGKGRGRGSGRRKADMDDDKPYVCDNRYKQKQNSKSSASVCAKRYRNRTGLSYHYTHSHLAEEGRAGERSSVASKSPSAQQTDRHKRPKGPGGTNISNNYCNKCQGSIKKTGKSGSPYSTCQCKSGGDQ; encoded by the exons ATGGCGGCTGTCATTCAGAATCCACTAAAAGC gtTGGGTGACCAGTTCTATAAGGACGCCATAGAGCAGTGCCGCAGCTACAATGCTCGCCTGTGTGCTGAACGCAGCGTCCGCCTACCATTCCTGGACTCACAAACCGGTGTGGCCCAGAACAACTGTTACATCTGGATGGAACGACACCACCGCAGCCCCG GGGTCGAAGCCGGGCAGATGTACACATACCCCGCCCGCTGCTGGAGAAAGAAGAGACGGCTGCACAACACCACGGATCCCCGTCTGGGCATCTATGGTCTCAAGCTCG ACAGTGTGAAGGACACCTTGCCCACCCAGAGCACCACTCTGGAGGCTCTGCTACGAGGAGAGGGTCTAGACAAGAGGAACAACTCTAAGAACGATGAGGAGAGCCTGCTGGAGATCCAG aGAGTTCTGGAGGCAGACGCAGCAGAAGATGCTTTCAATGATGATGACGACTATGAGGTGGACACTCCCAAGAGGAGACATCGGGGCAAAGGAAGA GGTCGGGGTTCAGGCCGCAGGAAGGCAGATATGGATGACGACAAGCCATATGTCTGTGACA aCAGATACAAACAAAAGCAGAACTCAAAATCTTCGGCCTCAG TCTGTGCGAAGCGCTACAGGAACCGTACGGGACTAAGCTACCACTACACCCATTCCCACCTGGCAGAGGAGGGCAGAGccggagagagaagctcagtggcGTCTAAATCCCCCTCTGCgcaacagactgacagacacaaaC GTCCAAAGGGTCCAGGTGGGACCAATATTTCCAACAACTACTGTAATAAATGCCAGGGCTCGATCAAGAAAACGGGTAAATCTGGATCTCCCTACTCAACCTGCCAAtgcaaaa